The segment CGATGGAGACTCCGTCTTGAGCGAAGCTGATAAGAGAGGAGCAGTGGCGGTTGTAGCTAGCAAGGAGATTGACATTGAAGATACGTTAGGCTGTAGAGCACTTGTCATCGTTGAAGATACTGAAGCGGTCTTAGCAGCTTTAGCTTCTTCCTTTTATAGGCATCCGTCTAAGAACATGGCGGTGATTGGAGTCACGGGCACTAACGGGAAGACGACCACCACGTATTTGATCAAAAGCCTCTATGAAGCTATGGGTGTGAGAACAGGAATGTTCAGCACTGTTTCTTGTTATGTCCATGGGGATAACAAGTTGGATTCTCCAGCGACTACGACGAGTCCTGATGCTGTTTTGGTTCAGAGTATGATGGCTAAGATGTTGCATAATGGAACTGAAGCTCTGGTTATGGAAGCTTCTCCTCAGGAGCTTGCTTCAGGGAAATGTGATGAAGTGGATTTCGACATTGCGGTTTTCACAAACTTGGCTAGAGAGGAGAGTGGTTTTCGCGGTACTGATGAAGAGTATAGAGATGCTGAAGCCAAGTTGTTTGCAAGAATGGTTGACCCGGAAAGGCACAGGAAAGTGGTTAACATTGACGATCCAAACGCAGCGTTTTTCGTCCAGCAAGGGAACGCTGATGTTCCGGTTGTGACATTTGCAATGGAGAACACCAAAGCTGATGTTCACCCGTTGAAGTTTGAGCTGTCTTTGTTTGAGACACAGGTTTTGGTTAATACCCCTCAAGGGATTTTGGAGATTTCGTCTGGTTTGTTAGGACGGCATAACATTTATAACATTCTTGCTGCTGTTGCTGTCGGGATTGCTGTTGGAGCTCCTCTTGAGGATATTGTTAGAGGTGTTGAGGAAGTCGATGCAGTCCCTGGGAGGTGTGAGCTGATTGATGAGGAACAAGCTTTTGGTGTTATTGTGGATCATGCTAACACACCTGATGGCTTGTCAAGGCTGCTTGATTCGGTTCGAGAGCTTAAACCAAGAAGAATCATTACTGGTATAGAACTTTTCTTCCATCCATTTAATGAATACATACCCGTTCCTGTGGTCTTTGTACGTGTGGTCATCTGATTATTTGAGgtggtttttgttgttgttatagTTATTGGTTGCGCGGGTGAGACTGAGAGAGGGAAAAGACCGGTTATGACGAAAATTGCTACTGAAAAGAGTGATGTGACAATGTTGACATCTGATAATCCAGGGAATGAAGATCCATGTAAGTAACTCTGAGTTAGGTCGAATCTATAAGCCTTGAGTGTGTCCTGATGTCTATTAACTGGTAGAAAAATctttaaatgtggttttagtgGACATATTGGATGACATGTTGGCTGGGATTGGATGGACGATGCAAGAGTATTTGAAACACGGTGAACATGATTATTATCCTCCTTTGGCAAATGGTCATAGACTCTTCCTTCACGATGTTAGACGTGTAGCTGTGCGTTGTGCTGTTGCTATGGGTGAAGAAGGTGACATGGTTGTAagtattcaaaaataaaacccATTCTCTGTACACATTTTCTCTTTCCCTGGTGTGTTATTAAGGTTGCTGGATTGAAATTCTTTAGAGAAATCTCAGCTTCTAAGTTATACAACGGAATGGTGTTCTTGGGTCTATACTAGCTTTTCTTGACACTGATGTGCCTTTCTTTGCAGGTGGTAGCAGGGAAAGGCCATGAAGCGTATCAGCTAGAAGGTGATAAGAAAGAGTTCTATGATGATCGAGAGGAATGTCGGGAAGCATTACAATACGTTGATGAGCTTCATCAAGCTGGAATAGACACAAGCGAGTTCCCATGGAGGTAAGTAGAAGAGAAAAAGCTTATTTTGCCAAATGATTAAACAGAGATTCTGATCTGTGAGAGTTACTGAAACATGTCAAGATGCTTCCTCTGATCACACTAAATGTTCTTTCCTCGTATTGCTCTGCTTTTGCAGGTTACCAGAGAGTCATTAATATCTCTATGGTGAGATCATTAAACCATGAATCAGATTTACTTCCACCGCCAAGATAGATTTGCAGAGACCTCATGATTTCTATACGAGAGACTTGGAGGTGTCTAACAACCCTTGTGAGTCATCAGATAAGTGCAGGGGAGAGAAGAGATTTAAAGGTGGAAGAAGATGTGTACAAATTTTTGTTAGTGGTTGTTGCGTTTGTCTATGTGTTGATGGTTTAAGAGATAGCAGgtgtttttttataataaacctTTATTGGCTCGAAATTAAATTGGATGAGAACATAAAACAAAATCCATACAAATGAGTTGGACATTACAACACTGCAATGAGAAGGAATTAAGCGACCCCATACTAATTAGCAAGACCTAACCATAAGACAACCCTATTTCCTAAAGGGTTCATAAGCCTTCTTAATCACATTTTAGAAAGTCACAGTTTGGCTAACGGCTCTACACTCGATAAACATATCAAAAATACACAACCATATGGTCCATAATCCATATCAGTATCAATTTGGTTACAATTCAATCTGCAGACCAAAAAAGATATACAAGAAATAATCCCTAAGATCCTGAACATAATTACCAAAAagaatttatataaaaacatcatACTTGTGTTCAAAAGGGTAATAAAATCTCTATCTGACTTTTCATTCTTCAATCTTGAACAAGATCTTTGTGGGGTGGATTGTGTCCAAATTGAGTTCTAAACTCAAATTCTATATCAGGTGTGGTGAGCTATAAGGGTACCGGATTGCATCACAAGGAAGGACCAATCGTTGATGTTCTTGGTAAGCTCTATGTTCATCATCAACTGTCAAATGTTTCTCATCCGTGCCAAAATCGAATTCTTTATAGGACCCGAGAGAGGACTGTTGAGCTGCTTCTTGGTTAGACGATGTAGATGCCTCAGGGAACGTTTTCCTTAGCTTCTGATCAACGCATCTAATGACATGATCGGCATCAAGATCAGATGAAACCGCAATCTTCTGCTCCTTGGGAGTTGTATCAGTCTTGGAGCAACGCAGTCTATCACGGCTCAATAGCTTTGGTGGATCAGAGACTTCAAAGTAAGTGGCTCCGTCAGTAAAAGGAGAA is part of the Brassica rapa cultivar Chiifu-401-42 chromosome A09, CAAS_Brap_v3.01, whole genome shotgun sequence genome and harbors:
- the LOC103838259 gene encoding UDP-N-acetylmuramoyl-L-alanyl-D-glutamate--2,6-diaminopimelate ligase MurE homolog, chloroplastic; protein product: MAFTFLSPHPLFLSLAGTTSSFSYKPVYLPSSRNSRNLQLSAAPARRNSYPNPADDDPPEAPEDSMHGVSKFQQIQRQAARARKLEEEDFEKNRNTYLSAIADVEDAPETGRDDVESGGDLFSDIDRAISMKRSEFVKKGLLQPNPPKTASDKKIDEEEDDDVTDVVDELDEEEVVDLDEIDKLTGLTEVSDEDDWVDEEGNPRINKTRSDHQFEFDLDDFGGSKARIVEPKFRLSLAELLDESKVVPISVYGDLDVEITGIQHDSRGVSAGDLFVCCENDGDSVLSEADKRGAVAVVASKEIDIEDTLGCRALVIVEDTEAVLAALASSFYRHPSKNMAVIGVTGTNGKTTTTYLIKSLYEAMGVRTGMFSTVSCYVHGDNKLDSPATTTSPDAVLVQSMMAKMLHNGTEALVMEASPQELASGKCDEVDFDIAVFTNLAREESGFRGTDEEYRDAEAKLFARMVDPERHRKVVNIDDPNAAFFVQQGNADVPVVTFAMENTKADVHPLKFELSLFETQVLVNTPQGILEISSGLLGRHNIYNILAAVAVGIAVGAPLEDIVRGVEEVDAVPGRCELIDEEQAFGVIVDHANTPDGLSRLLDSVRELKPRRIITVIGCAGETERGKRPVMTKIATEKSDVTMLTSDNPGNEDPLDILDDMLAGIGWTMQEYLKHGEHDYYPPLANGHRLFLHDVRRVAVRCAVAMGEEGDMVVVAGKGHEAYQLEGDKKEFYDDREECREALQYVDELHQAGIDTSEFPWRLPESH